The genomic stretch tgacctgagccgaaggcagatgcttaactgaatgagccactcaggtgtccccagACAGCAGCTTTAGACAGGGAGTGGGCTCTCTTCTAAACTGAAGGCCGGCTCTCCAGCTCAAATGGTCACGGGCTGAGGGAGAAAGAGCGGAGTTCAGAACCGCAACACAGCTCTGGCCACCGCTGGCAGTACAGGCCGGCAGCTTGCCATCTGGAGATCTTGCCGCTCCCCACGAATCTCCCGCTCTCGCTCAGTCCTCAGCCTCTTGCCTCTCCCGCTCTCTGAAGGCGGCATTAACAattctctcctttcattttcctGCCCCTCTGAATCAGCTGAGTTATGAGGGATGAGAACGAGGGGAACAGCACACCCTATTTGAGAGAATTAGAATCCGAGGTGTTaggaaacaaaagataaaaaaaaaaaaaaaaaacccagcttaaATGTGTGGTGAGTCCCCTTAAAGTATGCTGGGCCCTGAAATTGCCTGCCTGCCCTCACTTCCCACTTCAACTGATTATGATCATCCTGCTGGATTGAAGGCAGTAAGAGTAGTGACTGAGAATTCGTTATTAAGTAAATGCTTCATTAAGCCAAGATTAGCTGTTAAGCTAGTCCTTGAGGCTTAGGAAAAGAAGTGGAAGTTTAACATCAAGCtatggaggaagaaaaagtgtGATTAGAGTCAAATCTCTCTGCTGCCAGACAGGAGACCCGATGAATGCCCCAGTCCCTCCAGAGAAAGTCCTTGAAGCATCAGTGAAGGAAGAAAGCCTGGGGAGACAGGGTGCACCAGGTACTCGGGAGTTGTCTAGCAACTGGAGTGTTGGAGGGGGAGGGCCTAGCTCGGGGCCCAGGGGGAGGTCCGCACTGGGATTGCCGCCTTCAGAGAGCGGGAGAGGCAAGAGGCTGAGGACTGAGCGAGAGCGGGAGATTCGTGGGGAGCGGCAAGATCTCCAGATGGCAAGCTGCCGGCCTGTACTGCCAGCGGTGGCCAGAGCTGTGTTGCGGTTCTGAACTCCGCTTTTTCTCCCTCAGCCCGTGACCATTTGAGCTGGAGAGCCGGCATGCCCCGGTAAGTGGAAATCCTGCCACTTCAAGACATGGAGTCATCTTTCCCATTTGGAGCCATCCTTGCTGTCCTGGCCTCCCTCATTATTGCTGCTAATGTGCTAGTGGCCGTGGCTGTGCTGTTGTTGATCCACAAGAATGATGGTGTCGGTCTCTGCTTCACCTTGAACCTGGCTGTGGCTGACACCTTGCTTGGTGTGGCTATCTCTGGCCTAGTCACAGACCAGCTCTCCAGCCCGGCTCGGCCCACACAGAAGACCCTGTGCAGCCTTCGGATGGCATTTGTTACTTCTTCCGCCACTGCCTCTGTCCTCACGGTCATGCTGATTGCCTTTGACAGGTACCTTGCCATCAAGCAACCCCTCCGCTACTTCCAGATCATGAATGGGTTCGTGGCCGGGGCCTGCATTGCCGGGCTGTGGTTGATGTCTTACCTCATTGGCTTCCTCCCACTCGGAGTCCCCATATTCCAGCAGACCACCTACCACGGTACCTGCAGCTTCTTCGCTGTGTTTCACCCACGCTTTGTGCTGACCCTCTCCTGCATTGGCTtcttcccagccctgctcctcttTGTCTTCTTCTACTGCGACATGCTCAAGATTGCCTCCATGCACAGCCAGCAGATCCGAAAGATGGAACAAGCAGGAGCCGTGACTGGGGCATACCGGTCTCCACGGACTCCCAGCGACTTCAAGGCTGTCCGCACCGTGGCTGTTCTCATTGGGAGCTTCACTCTGTCCTGGTCCCCCTTCCTTATCACTGGCATTGTGCAGGTGGCCTGCCAGAAGTGCTACCTCTACCTGGTGCTGGAACGGTACCTGTGGCTGCTCGGTGTGGGCAACTCCCTGCTCAACCCACTCATCTATGCCTACTGGCAGAAGGAGGTGCGGCAGCAGCTCTACCAGATGGCCCTGGGAGTGAAGAAGGGGCTCACCTCGTGCCTCCGCCTTCTCTCAGCCAGGGATGGTGGCCCAGAGGGGCGCAGGGAAAATTCCTATCCTGCCATTATCTCCCACTCACATCTTGATGGCTAAGACGGTAAGGGCAGAGATGTTTCAAAgtgtcttctccctcccctctctgggccccaacTAGGAAATCAGATGGAGCTAGGAGAATGAGAGTCCTTGCTTCAGGCAGCTGACCACCCCTCACCTCAGACTGCGAGAAACAGAGGTAGGGTGCTGACTTTCTGCTataatccatttctttctctgcaaATCTCCATTCCTCCCTATCTTTCTTTTGcaatgagtctgtttctcctgtACAGGTATACTTACCGAAGGAAAGGtactactgaaatgatcataaaAAATCAAATCCTATTTCTGAATGCCCTACAGCAGCACTATCCGACAGAAATATCACGCAAGTCACATATAATTTTAGATGTTCTAGTAACCACAttaaaaaggtaaagagaaagagCCAGGCAAAATGTATGTTAATGTTTCATTTAACCCAACATATCTAAAACATTCTTTCAATATGTAATCGATATAAAAATTACTGCACTGTGGTTTTCATGCTAAATCTCTGAATCTGGCGTGTATTTTACCTTTACAGAACGTCTCCATCCAAACTAGCCTGATTTCTAATGCTTAGTAGCCACACACGGCTAGTAGCTACCATATCGGACAGCACAGTACTAGAGAAATGAGGTGGTTCCTTTTCACTGGTGACTGGTGACTGACTATAATAAAGTGAGGAGTCCTGCCCACCCTGATGTAAATCAGACTTTTTAGGCAGTGCGTTTGCCTAAAATGTAGGGACCTGAATTAGATTCTACAGCTTGTCTTCTTTTACATTTCATGGTGTTCAAAACACCGTCTCTTTGGAAATAGCCAATCTTGTGGTTATTTCTGCTACTACCCCTCCCAATCCACCACTTTTCTAACTAACTCTGTGGTGCCCTTTCCCCTCAGTTGGCTTCTTATCTCATGTGTAGCTACTTGCTGATAACAATGCTGAACCACCAATTCTGAGACactggaaagggaaggaagaggaaaaaggggTAGGTACCAAGAAAGGCACTGCCAAGCTCTCCACACTGGACCCACTTTTTCCCTTTGAGCTTGACCTTCTTAAATCCGCCTTTTCCTAAGAAACTCAGTGGCATAAGAGGATGCCTCTGACATGGCCCAGGAGACCAGCTGAGGAAGCGGTGTCTCCTCCTGCTTTCTGTGGGTACAGAAAATGGCTGTTGGCAGCCAGGAATTGTGGCCGGACTCCCCCTGGGCACCCCTGGCAGCAGAAATTCAAGAACCGAGTGGGGAAGAAACCCGGGAAATATGCTCAATCTTCCTGGGCGTCCATGTAATCCCTTCCTCAATCTCCTGGTCTCCACAGTGGATTGCAGGAAAGTTTGCCTCTTAAGGCCCTCAACTAGATTATCTCCCTAGAAAGCTGCTGAGTGGACAAccaaagaaggcaagaagaaaCCAATACAGAATGGATTAAATTTGTCTGGGATTTGGTGCCAAAACAACCTTGGAAGGTTAACCCCTTGATATGTCTAAATTGATGGCCTGAGGATGCATTTGAATCCCATGTGTAAAGGCTAATGCCAAGAGGCCCATGAAATTTTTCATTCAGATCTGAAACTATAATGTTCGGAACCAGGAGGGAATCTGGCCATCCTCCTCTCCAAAGGATGGCACCACACCATGATGTTTCGCACTTGGGTTTTAATTCCCCTTCAGTCTTAGATTAATGCCCCGCTGGCTTCCCTCGGTTGTTTGGAGGTTCATGATCATCCCTTTCCATTTCCATACTCTGGAAAATTCCCTTCTCTCTATTTTCACCCTCTTCCTTCAGCACAAATGGTCTGTTGCTCACTGATCTATTCTAATACACACCAACCCTCCTTTggtagaccttttttttttttttttttttttttgtggttgcttTGCTTGCCACTCTGGCCCAGAGGAGGATCGTGTGTGCCTTCACCGCAGCAGGCTTTATGTTCCTACAACTGAAGAACTTTTTGGCTTCCAAGTGGATGATGGAACCCCATGTGCTTTGAAGTGCTGAGCACCCAGCAAGTACCACTTAGGCCACCAGTAAGGCACCCTCTTGGACTGGGGTAGGAGTTACTGGGAACTATGTAAAACACAAACAGTAACTGGGTTTGGGGACAAGATGGGAAGCTGGCTCAAATCCATGCCCTCCTTATTGGTGGTTCAAAGCTTAATTTCCTGGCCTTGCTGCAAAGGACTGATCCTGCCAAGGTAACACAAGCAAAGTGGAATGGAAATTAGTCAGTTACAGGAGAAAGGCAGGAGCTGAGGGGAAGCTATGTGACTGCTGTGTTGTTAGGTTCAGTGTAAGAAACCTTGCTATCCCTGGGAGGCAGTATGTTGAGTAGAAAAATCACAGGCTTTGAAGTCCGATAGACCAGTGTTCAAATTATGATTCATTTGCTTAAACTGTCAAAGctacagtttcctcatttgtaaaaccgGGGTAATAATGCCTACCTTATATGATTATAGAGAAGATTAGCTCAGATAATGTATGGGAAAATGCCTAGTAAACTACAGCAGACGGTTAGTACTCAGAAAATGTTCTCTTCCTCATCCTTAAAAATcctgaagaataaaatatttagctgACCAATTTAGGGAGTCTGTCATATCTGTAGATATTATGGCCTCCAGGACAAGGACAATTAGGCTCCAAACTGTGAATTCCTCAACCCCtgaatgtttttgaaaatgagtGATGAGAGACGACTCAGGTTGAAAAAGACAAACAGTAAATCTAATACCTTAGCAGGATCAAGAGACAGCAGATACAAACAAGGCACTATTATCATACACTTGGGTTTAAGAGTAACTGCAATCATGGACACGGTATTTAATAAGCCACCAAGAGCAGAGATACAGAATGCTATGCAAAATCTAATGGCTCTTTGATGTAGGCTCCGGCACAGGTAAGGGAATGCACTGGAGAGGAAACATTTAGATTTTCTGATGCTGTTTCCTGGTGGACTTGCCAGATCCTGTTCAGCAATTTGATCAAAATAGCCAAAAGATATTACAAGGACAGAATGTAGGTCAATTGGTTCCATTTATAATTACCATAAAGAGCTTGTGAATTTGTTATAAAAACTGCGACATGACTAAGTTTTCTGCTACTTCTTTGGGTAGCTAACATTATGCATAGCACACCTGTTTCAGAGGACTACTCTCCAATACATAAGAACACACAATCCTCTGTCTGGGGGCATTTTGAGTGGTCTCACAAGTGTTAGAGGCAGGTTGCCCTGATCTACCAAACTCTCCTGCTTGTGTAATAAGCCCATCTCTGAGAGCTGGCCAGCCAGAGTTAGCCTTGGGATATCTTCTCCCCATATGGAAAAGTATTTACTGATTCAAATGGAAAATGAACTCGTGACTTTGATTTCATTCACACTTGCTCAAGCAATGGCCAAACTGAATAGAGACCAATGAAAATAGCAAGCACAAGTTATATTTCAAGGACACACATAGAACAAGAAGAAACATGGTGTTGATAGCTGGGCAACAAGAGCAGCAATGGACCCAAGGCCAGACCACAACTCCTTAGCTGCCATCAGCCACTCATTTTGTGACTCCTTCAGTACCTCCCATGCCATCCTTCAAACTGCTGACTGGTCTGGAATCTTCTCCTTTTAATTAACAAATCATTTGTTATTTCTGCAGTCATATAAACTAGATAATGGTACCTACAAGTGTCAactgttattcattcattcatctgtccatctatctatctacttactCCACAAACATTTTTTGAGAGCTAGGTGCTAAAATTTCCCCAGCTTTGCTGGGATTTCTTTCAGAGATATATGATGATGGTATATATGAGGTTCGTTattcttttctgattataaaaataatctttgttcatttcagaaatttttgaaaatacagaaaatcataaAGTTCCCTGTAATTGTACCATCCAGGGATGATCACTGTTATTCTCCATGTGTTttcttcacttaacattatattgtGCATATTTTCCTATGTAATTAACTTTTCTTCAAAAACACGACtcgtggggcccctgggtggtgcagttggttaagcatccaactcctggtttcagctcaggtcgtgctctcagagtcttgagattgagccccgtgtccctctctgagctcagagaggaatctgctggagtttctctctccctctgcccctccctgtgctcgcttgctctaaaataaataaataaataaatttttaaaaaccatgactGGTAATGGTTGCATGTTATTTCAACATATGAGTATAATATTCTAACCATTTCCCTATAGTTGTACATTTGTTATTTCCAATATCTCACTGTTATAATACCCCTATAAATACCTTTGTGTACAAATCTTTGACACATCTGTTTAATTCCCTAGGATAAATTCTACAAAGAAGTATTACCAGGTCGAGGAGCATTAAACATATATAAGaattttgattcatatttttgCTGGCATTTCTTAAAGTGTAACATTTGCCTAAGATATTTGTTAAGAGAAGTCAAGAGCAAGCCATAAATGAAAAGACCACACTGATATGaatatctcaaagaaataaaagtacatGGTTTCTGAAGGCATAAACCATGCCAAGGGTTTAACcagttgtttgttgttgttgtttgtttacaAAAGGAAGCCTATTGACACATCCTACTGCTAGAGTTAATCTGCAGATTTAGAAATCTGGATTAATGGGACACAGCAGTTTAAGAACATCTCTTAAAACTGCATCATCAATATGGCACTGTGTAATATTCAGGTATCAATTTCAGTGTGTTTTCACTCTTCAAATTTTCTGAGTTAGTTGCTTTGTGCAACACCATAAAATGCTAAGTAGGCATGAGAATATGAACACATAATCACATGGAGCCAGGAGACCGGTTGTGATGCACATGAGATCTTGAAGCCATAGTTTTGCTGAGTTGCTGAAAGGGAAAGGTGTGTTCCACCTAATGGATCAACCTTGCAGGGTAAAGTGCATGAGCTTAACATGCTACTACCCAGCCATATGTTCACT from Neomonachus schauinslandi chromosome X, ASM220157v2, whole genome shotgun sequence encodes the following:
- the GPR119 gene encoding glucose-dependent insulinotropic receptor, with translation MESSFPFGAILAVLASLIIAANVLVAVAVLLLIHKNDGVGLCFTLNLAVADTLLGVAISGLVTDQLSSPARPTQKTLCSLRMAFVTSSATASVLTVMLIAFDRYLAIKQPLRYFQIMNGFVAGACIAGLWLMSYLIGFLPLGVPIFQQTTYHGTCSFFAVFHPRFVLTLSCIGFFPALLLFVFFYCDMLKIASMHSQQIRKMEQAGAVTGAYRSPRTPSDFKAVRTVAVLIGSFTLSWSPFLITGIVQVACQKCYLYLVLERYLWLLGVGNSLLNPLIYAYWQKEVRQQLYQMALGVKKGLTSCLRLLSARDGGPEGRRENSYPAIISHSHLDG